Below is a genomic region from Ancylomarina subtilis.
GTAAGCTATATAACGCAGGTATTCAACACATTTGTAAAACCACTCATCAGGATATTCCGGGCCATAACGTTTATTAAGCCTCACCATAAACTTCAGGCGATCAATCACCTTTTGTTTATCAAGTATTGTATCTGCAATCAGTGCATCAAGCGCTGCAATAGCTTTGGCATAATCTTTTTCTCTGTAGATCTGATCTGAGATCTTTTTTAATCGAATATTAAAAGCTTTCCCTTCAAAATCGCATAGTTTAGCCATAAAGTCGGCACTGCAATAAGTTGTTTCTTTAGCCAATTTACCATCAACGGCCTCTTTTCCAAACAAATTGACAAATTGCGTATAATGATCAGACACTTCTTTTAAATAGGGATTATCGTATCCGGAGATGCAATCCTTATACAGTTCCCATATTTTAGGATCCGTTAATTTTCCGCCATTCTTAACAATTTCATCAAAGCCTGAAATCACAGCATCTCTTTTATAAATTGACGCCATATACCTGACATAGGCAATCATAAATTCTTCGGATCGATTCCCATTATTGTACTCTGATAAAATATATTCAGAAGTCATTTGAGGATTGAGTGCAGCTTTACCCAGGGCAATAAAATCTTCAGCAGACTTTCGACCGCCACTGCGATGAACAATTTTTTCATTTTCCGGATTAATAAATGCATAAGTCGGGTATGATCGCACCGCATATTGCTTTGCTAATATGGCCCCCTCTTTGGTTTCGGCATCTATTTTCAGACTAATAAATTTATGATTGTAGAAACTTCCAACTTCCGGTAAAACAAACACGGTTTTTGCCATATTAAAACAGGGGCCGCACCACTGGGTGTAAAAATCGATAAACAGAATTTTATTTTCTTCTTTAGCCTTGCTCTTAGCCTCTTCCCAACTTCCGTGAAAAAATTTAATTCCTTCCGTATTTTCGCCGAATGCATTGCGGCACAATAAAAACAAGACTAAAATTGATACTATTTTTATTTTCATAACACTTTCATTTATAAGTATAGATTTATATCAAAGGAAATATGAGATCTGAGATCAGATATCTTTCTCTTCACCTCTGATAAGAATAATTTAGAGCCCTAATGCTAGCTCAATCTTTCTTTTCAAGTCTTCACCATGCAAACCACTTGCAATAATCCGACCTTGCTTATCGATTAAAACGGTAAAGGGTACGCCTTTCACTGCATATTGCTTGACTATAGGAGATTGCCACTTTTGGAAGTCACACACATGATGCCATGTCAGATCATCCTTTTCAACCGCTTTGGCCCATCTCTGTTTACTCTTATCTAGTGATACGCCCAGTATTTCGAGTCCTTTCTCATGATAGGCCTGATAGAGTTTGACCATATTGGGATTCTCTTTTC
It encodes:
- a CDS encoding thioredoxin family protein translates to MKIKIVSILVLFLLCRNAFGENTEGIKFFHGSWEEAKSKAKEENKILFIDFYTQWCGPCFNMAKTVFVLPEVGSFYNHKFISLKIDAETKEGAILAKQYAVRSYPTYAFINPENEKIVHRSGGRKSAEDFIALGKAALNPQMTSEYILSEYNNGNRSEEFMIAYVRYMASIYKRDAVISGFDEIVKNGGKLTDPKIWELYKDCISGYDNPYLKEVSDHYTQFVNLFGKEAVDGKLAKETTYCSADFMAKLCDFEGKAFNIRLKKISDQIYREKDYAKAIAALDALIADTILDKQKVIDRLKFMVRLNKRYGPEYPDEWFYKCVEYLRYIAYNDAKRDDVRIHFDYALALEMMVERVAITGQEIPEFLKTAPKYGKEEYSSRPAELKMKPKYRKK